Proteins from one Cellulosilyticum lentocellum DSM 5427 genomic window:
- a CDS encoding ABC transporter ATP-binding protein, giving the protein MEELAVQIEHLNYSFGSHEVLKEMSFNLEANKIYGLLGRNGAGKTTLINLLVNQLIAREGSIQIFGEDPRKNPAVLKKVCIAREAEFYAPYMKGKAILQLYSQFYEGYDKQLEQKLVAFFDIPVDIAYRKYSRGMKSLLFMIVALCSKAPLTILDEPTLGMDAPNREQFYKILLDEYVKEPRTFIISTHLINEIENLLEEVIIIDQGERLLQEEVESLKSKAIYLSGNKEELERLTALKMAKPKESFGKSATYAYIGELDELDQKLIQSTHIEISPMSIQQIFVELTKGKEYE; this is encoded by the coding sequence ATGGAGGAACTAGCTGTTCAGATAGAGCATTTAAATTATAGCTTTGGCTCACATGAGGTACTAAAAGAGATGAGTTTCAATCTTGAGGCTAATAAGATATATGGCTTATTAGGAAGAAATGGGGCAGGGAAGACTACACTTATTAATCTTCTAGTGAATCAGTTAATTGCTAGAGAGGGAAGTATACAGATTTTTGGAGAAGATCCCAGGAAGAATCCAGCTGTTTTAAAGAAGGTGTGTATTGCTAGAGAAGCAGAATTTTATGCGCCTTATATGAAAGGAAAAGCTATTCTGCAGCTGTATAGTCAGTTTTATGAAGGTTATGATAAACAGTTAGAACAAAAGTTGGTGGCATTTTTTGATATTCCAGTGGATATAGCCTATCGTAAGTATTCTAGAGGAATGAAGTCTTTATTATTTATGATAGTGGCTCTTTGTTCAAAGGCACCTCTCACTATTTTAGATGAACCTACATTAGGAATGGATGCTCCTAATAGAGAACAATTTTATAAAATTTTATTAGATGAATATGTAAAAGAGCCACGTACTTTTATTATTTCTACTCACCTCATTAATGAGATAGAAAATTTATTAGAAGAAGTAATTATTATTGATCAAGGAGAAAGGCTTCTCCAAGAAGAAGTAGAAAGCCTAAAGTCAAAAGCCATTTATTTATCTGGAAATAAAGAAGAATTAGAACGTTTAACAGCTTTGAAAATGGCAAAGCCTAAAGAAAGCTTTGGTAAGAGCGCAACCTATGCTTATATTGGTGAACTTGATGAGCTAGATCAAAAGCTGATTCAATCTACTCATATAGAAATATCACCTATGAGTATTCAGCAGATTTTTGTAGAACTTACAAAGGGGAAGGAGTATGAATAA
- the glyA gene encoding serine hydroxymethyltransferase, which translates to MYTLDELNLVDPEIKELIEKETARQNNKIELIASENFVSKAVMAAMGSTLTNKYAEGYPGKRYYGGCEVVDQIEDLARDRATELFGAEHANVQPNSGSQANQAVFFAVLKPGDTVMGMDLSHGGHLTHGSPVNMSGKHYHIVSYGVDKETETIDYDVVREIALEHKPKMIIAGASNYSRVIDFAKFREIADEVGAYLMVDMAHIAGLVAAGLHPSPVPYAHFVTTTTHKTLRGPRGGMILCSKEFAPMIDKSIFPGIQGGPLMHVIAAKAVSFKEALSPEFKTYQAQIIKNAQALANALIGKGLRIVSGGTDNHVMSLDVRNMNVTGKEAEHLLDEIGITCNKNTIPFDPASPFVTSGVRLGTAAVTTRGMKEADMKEIAEIIYLTLKDFEVNKEECAQRVAALLNQYPLY; encoded by the coding sequence ATGTACACATTAGATGAATTAAACCTTGTAGACCCAGAGATTAAAGAGCTAATTGAAAAAGAAACTGCTAGACAAAACAACAAAATTGAATTAATTGCTTCAGAGAACTTTGTTTCTAAAGCCGTTATGGCAGCCATGGGAAGTACCTTAACTAACAAATATGCAGAAGGATATCCAGGCAAACGTTACTATGGTGGATGTGAAGTCGTTGACCAGATTGAAGACTTAGCAAGAGACCGTGCTACAGAACTTTTTGGAGCAGAGCACGCTAATGTACAACCTAACTCAGGTTCACAAGCTAACCAAGCTGTTTTCTTTGCAGTTCTAAAACCAGGTGATACGGTAATGGGTATGGACCTTAGTCATGGTGGTCACTTAACTCATGGTAGCCCAGTTAATATGTCAGGAAAACACTACCATATCGTATCTTACGGTGTAGATAAGGAAACTGAAACAATTGACTATGATGTGGTAAGAGAAATTGCCTTAGAACATAAACCTAAAATGATTATTGCTGGTGCTAGTAACTATTCTAGAGTGATAGATTTTGCTAAATTTAGAGAAATTGCAGATGAAGTAGGCGCATACCTTATGGTAGATATGGCTCATATTGCTGGCCTTGTAGCAGCAGGACTTCATCCAAGCCCAGTACCCTATGCACACTTTGTAACAACAACTACTCATAAAACACTTAGAGGACCACGTGGTGGTATGATTCTTTGTAGTAAAGAGTTTGCACCAATGATTGATAAATCTATTTTCCCTGGTATCCAAGGTGGCCCATTAATGCATGTCATTGCAGCTAAAGCTGTAAGCTTTAAAGAAGCGCTTTCTCCAGAGTTTAAAACTTATCAAGCTCAGATTATTAAGAATGCACAAGCACTTGCTAATGCATTAATCGGCAAAGGCCTTCGTATTGTATCAGGTGGTACAGATAATCACGTGATGAGCTTAGATGTAAGGAATATGAATGTAACAGGTAAAGAGGCAGAACATCTTTTAGATGAAATCGGTATTACTTGTAATAAAAATACGATTCCATTTGATCCAGCTTCACCATTTGTTACAAGTGGTGTAAGACTTGGAACAGCAGCTGTTACTACAAGAGGTATGAAAGAAGCTGATATGAAAGAAATTGCAGAGATTATCTACTTAACACTTAAAGATTTTGAAGTAAACAAAGAAGAATGTGCACAAAGAGTAGCTGCATTATTAAATCAATATCCACTATACTAA
- the iorA gene encoding indolepyruvate ferredoxin oxidoreductase subunit alpha gives MKKLMLGNEAIARGAYEAGVTVAVAYPGTPSTEITEFIAKYDEIYAEWAPNEKVALEVAIGSSVAGARSVVAMKHVGLNVAADPLFTVSYTGVNAGLVLFVADDPGMHSSQNEQDTRMIAKAANVPVLEPSDSEECKVFVKKAMEISEAYDTPVIVRPTTRVSHSQGIVEIGEREAVELKPYVKDIRKYVMTPANARPKHIMVEERNLRLAEDADQLGLCHVEKADSKVGIITSGICYQYVKEAGLTANILKLDMVNPLPTEVIKNFANEVEELYIVEELEPVIEEQVRALGFNAKGKELFGRQGEISVRQIKVAFGLEVPTVRAAEKLPVRPPVLCPGCPHRGVYTILNKLNLIVTGDIGCYTLGSAPPHGAMDTCVCMGASIGMAHGMEKARGREFSKNVVAIIGDSTFMHSGLTGLVDIVYNKGVSTVIIADNSITGMTGHQHNPATGRTLKNEMTYAVDIPALCKAIGVPNVVTVDAYDMKAVEKALKEETAKEEPSVIITKAPCKLIIKEKWANFDINDETCIKCGMCLKLGCPAICKGEEGISINTALCAGCGLCASVCPKQAISKEVK, from the coding sequence ATGAAAAAGTTAATGCTTGGAAATGAAGCCATTGCAAGAGGAGCTTATGAAGCTGGAGTAACTGTTGCAGTAGCTTACCCAGGAACACCTAGCACTGAAATTACAGAATTTATAGCTAAATATGATGAGATTTATGCAGAGTGGGCACCTAATGAAAAAGTAGCTCTAGAAGTAGCTATAGGAAGTAGCGTAGCAGGTGCTAGATCTGTTGTAGCTATGAAGCATGTTGGTTTAAATGTTGCAGCAGACCCTTTATTTACTGTCTCTTACACAGGTGTTAATGCAGGACTTGTTTTATTTGTTGCAGATGACCCTGGTATGCATAGCTCACAAAATGAGCAAGATACTAGAATGATAGCAAAGGCAGCCAATGTACCTGTTCTTGAACCTTCTGATAGCGAGGAATGTAAGGTCTTTGTTAAAAAAGCCATGGAAATCAGTGAAGCTTATGATACACCAGTTATTGTAAGGCCTACTACTAGAGTATCTCACTCACAAGGAATTGTAGAAATAGGTGAAAGAGAAGCTGTAGAACTTAAGCCTTATGTGAAAGATATTCGCAAATATGTTATGACACCAGCTAATGCAAGACCTAAGCATATTATGGTGGAAGAACGTAACTTACGCTTAGCAGAAGATGCAGATCAACTTGGCTTATGCCATGTTGAGAAAGCAGATAGTAAAGTGGGTATTATTACAAGTGGTATTTGCTATCAATATGTAAAAGAAGCAGGCCTTACTGCTAATATTTTAAAATTAGATATGGTTAATCCACTGCCTACAGAAGTGATTAAAAATTTTGCTAATGAAGTAGAAGAGTTATACATAGTAGAAGAATTAGAGCCAGTTATTGAAGAACAAGTAAGAGCGCTAGGCTTTAATGCAAAAGGGAAAGAACTTTTTGGCAGACAGGGAGAAATATCTGTTAGGCAAATTAAAGTAGCTTTTGGTTTAGAAGTACCAACTGTAAGAGCAGCAGAAAAATTACCTGTAAGACCGCCAGTACTTTGTCCTGGATGTCCACATAGAGGTGTTTATACGATTCTTAATAAATTAAATCTCATAGTAACAGGAGATATCGGCTGCTATACTTTAGGTTCAGCACCTCCTCATGGGGCCATGGATACTTGTGTATGTATGGGGGCAAGTATTGGTATGGCTCATGGTATGGAAAAAGCAAGAGGTAGGGAATTTAGCAAGAATGTTGTAGCGATTATTGGAGATTCTACTTTTATGCACTCTGGTCTTACTGGACTTGTGGACATTGTGTACAATAAAGGTGTTTCTACAGTCATTATTGCAGACAACTCTATTACAGGCATGACAGGCCATCAACACAATCCTGCAACAGGTCGAACCCTAAAAAATGAAATGACTTATGCAGTAGATATTCCTGCATTATGCAAAGCAATAGGCGTACCCAATGTAGTAACTGTTGATGCTTATGATATGAAAGCTGTGGAAAAAGCTTTAAAAGAGGAAACAGCCAAAGAAGAACCCTCTGTTATTATTACAAAAGCACCTTGTAAATTAATTATTAAAGAAAAATGGGCCAACTTTGATATTAATGATGAGACTTGCATTAAATGTGGCATGTGTTTAAAATTAGGTTGTCCAGCTATTTGCAAAGGTGAAGAAGGCATAAGTATTAATACAGCACTTTGTGCAGGTTGTGGCTTATGTGCTTCGGTTTGCCCAAAACAAGCGATTAGCAAGGAGGTAAAATAA
- the fusA gene encoding elongation factor G → MKAYETSYIRNIALLGHGSTGKTTLAEAMLYAAGMTSRLGKVESGSTVSDFDPEEIKRKISIRTSLVPILWKDYKLNLLDTPGYFDFVGGVKEAVSVADGALIVIKASAGVEVGTEKAWEIATEADIPKMLFITEMDAPNVNIEAILTTCKEKFGTSIAPVQVPWYEKGQFVGYVHVLKMLGRRFDGQKVVTCPIPDHLEEAIKPIRTMILEAVAETDEVLMEKYFAEEELTPEEIEKAYKKGVMNKEIVPVLCGSAVNATGISVLMDTMVSLFPAPNEAKPSIGIHQKTEEVKEIACSNDEKKSIFIFKTIVDPFIGKLSLFKVKTGTIKTDDALLNVRAGEVERFSHLYVLSGKEQKEVAALYPGDIGAVAKLKTPRTGDTMADKDFAYQYEPMVFPKGLVKKAIFPTGKGDEEKMSSSLMKLMAEDYTLSVENDKETHETILCGIGEQQLDVVVSMLKNKFKVDVYLAQPTTPYRETIKGKANVRGKHKKQSGGHGQYGDVVMAFEPSGDLEMPYVFEEKIFGGSVPKQYFPAVEKGLEECTLKGVLAGYPVVGVKAVLLDGSYHPVDSSEMAFKMATTLAFKEGVGKASPTLLEPIAHVEIKVPDEYTGDIMGDMKKRRGHMIGMDQRDSKQVIIAEVPLAELYTYATDVRSMTQGRGEVDYYFERYEEAPVDIQQKVIAARA, encoded by the coding sequence ATGAAAGCATATGAAACATCATATATTCGTAATATTGCTTTATTAGGACACGGAAGTACAGGTAAAACAACTTTAGCAGAAGCTATGTTGTATGCCGCAGGTATGACATCAAGGTTAGGAAAAGTTGAGTCAGGCAGTACAGTCAGTGATTTTGATCCAGAAGAAATAAAACGTAAGATTTCGATTCGCACCTCTTTAGTACCTATTCTATGGAAAGATTATAAACTCAATTTACTGGATACACCGGGATACTTTGATTTCGTAGGTGGTGTTAAGGAAGCTGTAAGTGTAGCAGATGGCGCGCTTATAGTGATTAAAGCTTCTGCAGGTGTAGAGGTAGGTACAGAAAAGGCATGGGAGATAGCTACAGAAGCAGATATCCCTAAAATGCTATTTATTACTGAAATGGATGCACCTAATGTGAATATTGAAGCCATTCTCACTACTTGTAAGGAGAAATTTGGTACGAGCATTGCACCAGTTCAAGTGCCTTGGTATGAAAAAGGACAGTTTGTAGGCTATGTACATGTTCTTAAAATGTTAGGTCGCCGCTTTGATGGGCAAAAGGTAGTAACTTGCCCAATACCAGACCACTTAGAGGAAGCTATTAAGCCTATACGAACCATGATTCTAGAAGCTGTAGCTGAGACTGACGAAGTACTGATGGAAAAATACTTTGCTGAAGAAGAGTTAACACCTGAAGAAATAGAAAAAGCTTATAAAAAAGGTGTGATGAATAAAGAAATTGTACCAGTCCTTTGTGGCAGCGCTGTTAATGCCACAGGTATATCTGTTTTAATGGATACAATGGTCTCCTTATTTCCAGCACCAAATGAAGCTAAGCCTTCTATAGGTATTCATCAAAAAACAGAAGAAGTAAAAGAAATAGCTTGTTCTAATGATGAAAAAAAATCAATCTTTATCTTCAAAACAATTGTAGACCCCTTTATTGGAAAACTTTCTTTGTTTAAGGTCAAAACGGGTACCATTAAAACTGATGATGCGCTACTCAATGTAAGAGCAGGTGAAGTGGAGCGTTTTAGCCATCTTTATGTACTCTCAGGAAAAGAACAAAAAGAAGTAGCTGCCTTGTATCCAGGGGATATAGGTGCAGTAGCTAAACTCAAAACACCTAGAACAGGTGATACCATGGCAGATAAAGATTTTGCTTACCAATATGAGCCTATGGTATTTCCAAAAGGCTTAGTGAAAAAAGCAATCTTCCCTACAGGTAAAGGGGATGAAGAAAAAATGTCTAGCAGCTTAATGAAGCTTATGGCAGAAGATTATACTTTATCTGTAGAAAATGATAAAGAAACACATGAGACTATCCTATGCGGTATAGGAGAACAACAATTAGATGTGGTTGTGAGTATGTTAAAGAATAAATTTAAAGTAGATGTGTATTTAGCACAACCTACTACGCCTTATAGAGAAACGATTAAAGGTAAGGCTAATGTACGTGGCAAGCACAAGAAACAATCTGGCGGACATGGACAATATGGTGATGTGGTCATGGCGTTTGAACCTTCAGGAGACTTAGAAATGCCTTATGTATTTGAAGAAAAAATATTTGGAGGTTCAGTTCCTAAGCAATACTTCCCCGCTGTAGAAAAAGGTTTAGAAGAGTGTACTTTAAAAGGAGTATTAGCTGGCTATCCAGTAGTAGGGGTTAAAGCTGTTTTATTAGATGGTTCTTACCACCCTGTGGATTCTTCTGAAATGGCCTTTAAGATGGCAACGACCTTAGCTTTCAAGGAAGGTGTAGGAAAGGCAAGTCCTACTTTATTAGAGCCTATTGCCCATGTAGAAATTAAAGTGCCAGATGAATACACAGGCGATATTATGGGAGATATGAAAAAGCGCAGAGGTCATATGATTGGTATGGATCAAAGGGATAGTAAACAGGTTATTATTGCTGAGGTACCTCTAGCAGAGCTTTACACCTATGCTACAGATGTACGATCAATGACACAAGGCAGGGGAGAAGTAGATTATTACTTTGAACGTTATGAAGAAGCACCAGTAGATATTCAGCAAAAGGTCATTGCTGCTAGAGCATAG
- a CDS encoding indolepyruvate oxidoreductase subunit beta → MTKNILIVGVGGQGTLLTGRIIGNHAMTKGLDVKMSEVHGMAQRGGSVVMQVKYGKKVYSPLVEVGEADIIFAFEKLEALRYLPYLKENGVIIVNTQEIDPMPVVMGADKYPENILETLKAGCKDHCFIDALTIAEEIGNVKVVNMIMIGAYAAYIGDSLEEWETIVEKTVPAKTIEMNKVALRKGYAAYMEK, encoded by the coding sequence ATGACAAAGAATATACTCATTGTTGGTGTAGGTGGTCAAGGAACACTTTTAACAGGTCGTATTATTGGGAACCATGCTATGACTAAAGGTCTTGATGTTAAAATGTCAGAGGTACATGGTATGGCACAACGTGGTGGTAGCGTCGTGATGCAAGTGAAATATGGTAAGAAAGTCTATTCACCACTTGTAGAAGTAGGCGAAGCAGATATTATCTTTGCTTTTGAAAAGTTAGAAGCACTTCGTTATTTACCTTATTTAAAAGAAAATGGGGTAATCATTGTTAACACCCAAGAAATTGATCCAATGCCGGTCGTTATGGGAGCTGATAAGTACCCAGAAAACATTTTAGAGACTTTAAAAGCAGGGTGTAAAGATCACTGTTTTATTGATGCTTTAACCATTGCAGAAGAAATTGGTAATGTTAAAGTGGTGAATATGATTATGATTGGTGCTTATGCAGCTTATATTGGTGATTCTCTAGAAGAGTGGGAAACAATTGTAGAAAAAACTGTACCAGCTAAAACCATAGAAATGAATAAAGTAGCACTTCGAAAAGGTTATGCTGCGTATATGGAGAAATGA
- a CDS encoding GntR family transcriptional regulator, translating to MKWILNEEEPIYIQIARAIEDEILQEGFLEEAQIPSTNELSRVYQINPATVLKGINLLVERNILYKKRGIGMFISTGAVSAIKETRKESFKQVVITNLLEEAKKLGISKKDLIEMIEMSKEEL from the coding sequence GTGAAGTGGATATTAAATGAGGAAGAACCAATTTATATTCAAATAGCTAGAGCCATAGAAGATGAAATTTTACAAGAAGGCTTTTTAGAAGAAGCACAAATCCCCTCTACTAATGAGTTATCCAGGGTTTATCAGATCAATCCAGCTACGGTTTTAAAGGGGATTAATCTATTAGTAGAACGCAATATTTTATATAAGAAAAGAGGGATTGGTATGTTTATTAGTACTGGGGCTGTTAGCGCTATTAAAGAAACTCGGAAAGAGAGCTTCAAGCAAGTTGTTATTACCAATCTCCTTGAAGAAGCGAAAAAGTTAGGGATTAGTAAGAAAGATTTAATAGAGATGATAGAGATGAGTAAGGAGGAATTATGA